The candidate division WOR-3 bacterium genome has a window encoding:
- a CDS encoding RluA family pseudouridine synthase has product MSTEQELIRVKQFRRIASQRLQGKRLDVYLVLSGIGVSRNRASALIEAGKVLVNGNRVKPSYRVKPGDEILAEFEYEPEITIEPVPMELNIVYEDDDVVVVDKPAGLVVHPARGNWTNTLINGLLYHCRALPLRPDSVLRPGVVHRLDKDTTGLLMFAKTDEALRHLGSQIEHRTVVREYLAFAWGDFELSAGTIDAPIGRHTIDRLRMAVTPFAARTAITNYEVLRRYSICTYLQLRLKTGRTHQIRVHLQHIGHPVVGDPEYGGRTPAVLTQKEHQPVFKQILTIVRRQALHAARLGFVHPRTQKYLEFTSPLPPDMEQLLLYLEDLARQKKI; this is encoded by the coding sequence ATGAGCACGGAACAGGAACTAATCCGGGTCAAACAGTTCCGGCGTATCGCCTCGCAGCGCTTGCAGGGTAAACGGCTTGATGTGTATCTGGTGCTTTCCGGCATCGGCGTCTCCCGCAACAGGGCAAGCGCCCTGATTGAAGCGGGCAAGGTGCTGGTCAATGGCAACCGGGTAAAACCCAGTTATCGCGTAAAACCCGGGGACGAAATCCTTGCCGAGTTTGAGTACGAACCGGAAATCACGATTGAACCGGTGCCGATGGAACTGAACATCGTCTATGAAGATGACGATGTGGTTGTCGTGGACAAACCGGCCGGACTTGTTGTCCATCCGGCGCGCGGTAACTGGACCAACACGCTGATAAACGGGCTTCTGTACCACTGTCGGGCGCTACCACTGCGCCCTGATTCGGTTCTGCGCCCCGGCGTTGTCCACCGTCTTGACAAGGACACCACCGGGCTTCTGATGTTTGCCAAAACCGATGAGGCGTTGCGCCATCTCGGTTCCCAGATTGAGCACCGCACCGTTGTCCGTGAGTACCTCGCCTTTGCCTGGGGCGACTTTGAACTGTCCGCGGGCACAATCGACGCCCCAATTGGCCGGCACACCATTGACCGGTTGCGGATGGCGGTCACACCTTTTGCCGCCCGCACCGCCATCACCAACTACGAAGTCCTGCGCCGCTACTCCATCTGCACCTATCTCCAGCTCCGCCTGAAAACCGGCCGTACCCACCAGATTCGTGTCCATCTCCAGCACATTGGCCATCCGGTTGTTGGCGACCCGGAATACGGCGGCAGAACCCCGGCGGTTCTCACCCAGAAGGAACACCAGCCGGTCTTCAAGCAGATACTAACTATCGTCCGGCGCCAGGCACTCCATGCCGCCCGGTTGGGATTTGTCCACCCCAGAACTCAGAAGTACCTTGAATTCACCTCCCCTTTACCGCCCGATATGGAACAACTGCTTCTCTACCTTGAAGACCTTGCCCGCCAGAAAAAGATATGA
- a CDS encoding N-acetylmuramoyl-L-alanine amidase, whose protein sequence is MKRFWFHLLALLIFIAGIAGTSGTTSLRQINGIDYLPLSGVVAKYGGKCYWVENRFIALLPGSDSSFNEYLFIPDSSVVLHNGRRLKLPIAPLVDKGQLYLPAVLIAGMLPELDVPVLSTVETDKKADTLIVRLLLNPVQKKSGNLLFIRDRKSSLELRLTLGCRTDSGFASNLRLISLTSGSMLNGVHLDTLSVGANLFWNFRQPTQDTILLGPNGIELRLWPKPQRRVNKIILDPGHGGKDPGAIGRLGTEEKTIVLDIARRVKKHLTQQGFEVILTRDSDDYVSLAERAEKAAKSGADLFVSIHANAAPNRSATGLETYFLSEAKTDWERAVAARENAAFERELANPLIKDNDPVTLILADLAQNEFLFESSELASRIQEAALSAICAQDRGVRQANFYVLRNIFMPAVLVECGFLSNRQEEKLLRNPAHREKIARAIAQGIKNFTRDYESRLNGTSKKR, encoded by the coding sequence ATGAAGCGCTTCTGGTTCCACCTGCTGGCACTCCTGATTTTTATCGCCGGCATCGCCGGCACCAGCGGCACAACCAGTTTGCGCCAAATCAACGGTATTGACTATTTGCCCCTGTCCGGAGTGGTGGCAAAATACGGCGGTAAATGTTACTGGGTGGAAAACCGGTTCATCGCCCTCCTGCCCGGCTCGGACTCCAGTTTTAACGAGTACCTCTTTATTCCGGACAGCAGCGTCGTCCTGCACAATGGCAGGCGGTTGAAACTCCCCATCGCCCCGCTCGTTGATAAAGGGCAACTTTACCTGCCGGCGGTGCTGATTGCCGGCATGTTACCGGAACTTGATGTCCCGGTCCTTTCAACCGTTGAAACCGATAAAAAGGCAGACACCCTTATCGTCCGGTTGTTGCTTAACCCGGTGCAGAAAAAGTCCGGTAACTTGCTTTTCATCCGGGACCGGAAGTCCAGCCTGGAACTGCGCCTCACGCTCGGCTGTCGCACGGACAGCGGTTTTGCCTCCAATTTGCGCCTTATCTCCCTGACCAGCGGAAGTATGCTCAACGGTGTCCATTTAGACACCCTGTCGGTTGGAGCCAACCTGTTCTGGAACTTTCGCCAGCCCACCCAGGACACAATACTCTTGGGACCCAACGGCATTGAACTCCGGCTCTGGCCCAAACCGCAACGCCGGGTGAACAAAATCATTCTTGACCCCGGACACGGTGGCAAAGACCCGGGCGCCATCGGCAGGCTGGGCACCGAAGAGAAAACCATCGTCCTTGACATCGCCCGGCGGGTGAAAAAACACCTGACCCAGCAGGGTTTTGAGGTCATCTTGACCCGGGATTCGGACGACTATGTTTCCCTTGCCGAACGGGCAGAAAAGGCGGCAAAGAGCGGCGCCGACCTGTTTGTCTCCATCCACGCCAACGCCGCACCAAACCGCAGCGCCACCGGGCTTGAAACCTACTTTCTGTCTGAGGCAAAGACCGACTGGGAACGGGCGGTGGCGGCACGGGAAAACGCCGCCTTTGAACGGGAACTTGCCAACCCGCTTATCAAAGACAACGACCCGGTAACACTTATCCTTGCCGATTTAGCCCAGAACGAGTTTCTGTTTGAGTCCAGCGAACTCGCCAGCCGAATTCAGGAAGCGGCATTGAGCGCAATCTGTGCTCAGGACCGCGGCGTCCGGCAGGCAAACTTCTATGTCCTGCGCAACATCTTTATGCCTGCGGTTCTGGTGGAGTGCGGATTTCTTTCCAATCGCCAGGAAGAGAAACTGCTGCGCAACCCCGCACACCGGGAGAAAATCGCCCGCGCCATCGCTCAGGGCATTAAGAACTTTACCCGGGATTACGAATCCCGGCTCAACGGCACCAGCAAGAAGCGATGA
- the smpB gene encoding SsrA-binding protein SmpB, whose translation MKVVATNRKALRDYTVHDKVEAGIALYGTEVKSLREGGASLDGGYARVENGEVFLYDVNIAPYRQGNIFNRDPRRRRKLLLNKDEIKWLFGKTTLRGFTLIPLRLYFNDRGIAKVELALCKGKKAYDRRADLKRRAMEEDERRAGFKERY comes from the coding sequence GTGAAGGTCGTTGCCACCAATCGCAAGGCATTGCGTGACTATACGGTGCACGATAAGGTTGAAGCCGGCATCGCTCTATATGGCACCGAGGTTAAATCACTGCGGGAAGGCGGTGCTTCCCTTGACGGCGGCTATGCGCGGGTCGAAAACGGCGAGGTGTTCCTCTACGATGTCAACATCGCACCCTATCGCCAGGGCAACATCTTCAACCGCGACCCCAGGCGCCGGCGCAAACTCCTCTTGAACAAAGACGAAATCAAGTGGCTCTTCGGCAAAACCACCCTGCGCGGCTTCACCCTGATCCCCCTGCGCCTCTACTTTAACGACCGCGGCATCGCCAAGGTGGAACTGGCGCTGTGTAAGGGCAAGAAGGCGTATGACCGCCGCGCCGACTTGAAGCGCCGGGCAATGGAAGAGGATGAACGCCGTGCCGGCTTCAAGGAGCGTTATTGA
- a CDS encoding T9SS type A sorting domain-containing protein, which yields MRKWVTLSLLLLAVVAFAATPEPPRIDPETGLHEEILPERVTQKQPGQPSEEYLQFLARQAEGQWAETDAQWGDTVRLTNNSVTDYTAQYGREAVAVDPSGRVHVVWMSYQTPGTYSPQVYYKRYYPGSGWTSDTCISADLATSGYSYYPSIAVDSSGYVHVVWYHYKVASAPTGYYIAYKRCIPTSSGNGGWDLTSTRITEDTLLWYKYYPSIACTPNGNVHVVWYTYYSTLGYAIGYKERTSSGWQPRVWVDSGSTSQYKWAPDVAGGRDNNVHVVYYGYHSSSSYYQVLYRGRFAGTWGAIQNASKWPYYCYYPSVAVNPTNNRPAITTWTYTMPNYWYLVGFKQRLGSGSADTWPNAFEVANDTLLYVVSSYGACLNFTKDGRAHVVWSGYASSSETNYGIMYNSRSPAGAWGNIERVCYVPSYYQYYPSINSGGSGADSLAVHVVWIGTHPGNYEVYYRKGAPPAPNDIGVSKIVSPDGMVGPGSVQPAAWVKNYGTASQSNFQVKMDIGTTYSSTVTVTSSVGPGESLLVNNFSTWNATSGNYVVRCSTRLTGDANPSNDRRITTVTVMDWIEQFELSNGNYRKSGGWDWGTPGSNRPPAKSGSKVWGNVLSGYYSNNAVDSLISCRLIATQNNPIIMFYHWLYCESYWDGGGVYYSTNDGATWTLMYPDTTGGRRPYYGTLSTGHIGWSGSIPSWEVAKFNVPVTTGTPFRVMWLFTSDASVTYDGGWLIDDVAGLGCRLPIDVGATEILAPTGDIPYGVPVTPQAKVWNFGSGTQTFPVEFTIGSVYVDTQTVSNLAPNDSVVVSFDPWTPTTIGDHTTRCVTLLGTDEVPGNDTVTGSTFVYLVDVQPTEIVAPKGEVDSGAVISPRVKVRNNGTAPASFYTRVRIGDSYNQARLVVALGVGEERTVTGFPNWTVPAYGVYQVRCTTELTGDMITSNDLMIDSCWAFLRDVAVNAIVEPTGTIVVGTTVTPRATVQNLGSNPADFDLHFEILDEASTVVYDQTATLTLDPGEELTYAFSTTWDASTPGNYTARATAIMTGDADPSNNQQTSPFTVRPLGNPGWTEKAQVPGPVKDGGFLAFNPDDGLIYAARGNKAADFYSYDPNTDVWTPLTPMLTPSGRMPSKGANGCYGDGYIYATVGNNTQDFIRYSIEGNTWEPLQPVPLGTSGKKVKGGTDMVYVVQNDTGYVYLLKGYKQEFYRYNTVSGVWEPLPDAPAGVKAKWDKGSWLVYDGANALFAHKAKYGEMWTFDLTTGQWGATALPGIPTASSKTGKNKKSKDGSDAVFYNGFIYALKGGNTCEWWQCDVAGGTYAWTELDPMPEVGMSGRKKRVKAGGAVASTDNGLFYAFKGGKTQEFWCYYEPTVFAAKPERSGVMAQQVSSGRFNFSVTPNPVVKGFGILSYSVPQAAPARVTVFDVTGRTVSTFNFVASGTGTHSLDLRNLASGIYLVKFESAGASASQKLIVR from the coding sequence ATGCGTAAATGGGTAACACTCTCCCTGCTTCTCCTCGCGGTGGTGGCTTTTGCCGCAACACCAGAGCCACCCCGGATTGACCCGGAAACGGGTCTGCATGAGGAGATTCTGCCGGAGAGGGTAACGCAAAAACAGCCGGGACAGCCGAGCGAGGAGTACTTGCAGTTCCTCGCCAGGCAGGCTGAAGGGCAGTGGGCAGAGACCGATGCCCAGTGGGGTGATACGGTTCGGTTAACCAACAACTCGGTCACGGACTACACCGCACAATACGGCCGCGAGGCGGTGGCGGTTGACCCGTCAGGCAGAGTCCATGTGGTCTGGATGTCTTATCAGACACCGGGCACATATTCACCGCAGGTTTATTACAAGCGGTATTATCCGGGCTCGGGCTGGACTTCAGACACCTGCATCAGCGCCGATTTAGCCACATCCGGCTACTCTTATTATCCGTCAATCGCGGTTGACTCTTCGGGCTATGTCCATGTGGTCTGGTACCATTACAAGGTTGCGAGTGCACCGACCGGTTATTACATCGCCTATAAGCGGTGTATTCCCACCTCATCGGGCAATGGTGGCTGGGATTTGACCAGCACCCGAATCACCGAAGACACCTTACTCTGGTACAAATACTATCCTTCAATCGCCTGCACACCGAACGGCAATGTCCATGTAGTCTGGTACACCTATTATTCTACTTTGGGCTATGCGATTGGCTACAAGGAGCGGACATCATCAGGCTGGCAGCCCAGGGTCTGGGTTGACTCCGGTTCTACGAGCCAGTACAAGTGGGCACCGGATGTGGCAGGCGGCAGGGATAACAATGTCCATGTGGTCTATTACGGTTATCATTCCAGTTCCTCTTATTATCAGGTACTATATCGGGGCAGGTTTGCGGGCACCTGGGGCGCAATCCAGAATGCGTCTAAGTGGCCGTATTACTGCTACTATCCGTCTGTGGCGGTCAACCCGACCAACAACCGTCCGGCAATTACCACCTGGACCTATACCATGCCCAACTACTGGTATCTGGTTGGCTTCAAACAGAGGCTGGGCAGTGGCTCTGCCGACACCTGGCCCAACGCCTTTGAGGTTGCCAATGATACCCTGCTCTATGTCGTTAGTAGTTACGGCGCGTGTTTGAACTTTACCAAAGACGGCAGGGCGCATGTGGTCTGGTCGGGCTATGCCTCATCCAGCGAGACCAATTACGGAATAATGTACAACTCACGCAGTCCAGCCGGTGCCTGGGGCAATATCGAGCGGGTGTGCTATGTTCCGAGTTATTATCAGTATTATCCCTCAATCAACAGCGGTGGCAGTGGGGCAGACTCGCTGGCGGTCCATGTGGTCTGGATTGGTACCCACCCGGGCAACTATGAGGTTTACTATCGGAAGGGCGCACCACCGGCACCTAACGACATCGGTGTCAGTAAAATCGTTTCGCCTGATGGTATGGTGGGACCAGGTTCAGTTCAGCCCGCTGCCTGGGTGAAGAACTATGGAACCGCTTCCCAGTCCAACTTCCAGGTGAAGATGGACATCGGCACAACATACAGCAGCACCGTTACGGTGACCAGTTCAGTTGGACCCGGCGAATCGCTTCTGGTCAACAACTTCTCAACCTGGAATGCGACAAGCGGTAATTATGTTGTGCGCTGCTCAACCCGACTTACCGGTGATGCCAATCCCAGTAATGACCGGAGGATAACCACGGTTACGGTTATGGACTGGATTGAGCAGTTTGAGTTATCCAATGGCAACTACCGTAAATCCGGCGGCTGGGATTGGGGCACGCCGGGTTCAAACCGTCCGCCCGCCAAGTCGGGTAGCAAAGTGTGGGGCAATGTTTTGAGCGGTTATTACAGCAACAATGCCGTTGATTCGCTCATCTCCTGCCGGCTAATTGCGACCCAGAACAACCCGATTATAATGTTCTACCACTGGCTGTACTGCGAGTCCTACTGGGATGGTGGTGGTGTTTATTACAGTACTAATGACGGTGCTACCTGGACCTTGATGTATCCAGATACCACGGGCGGCAGAAGGCCGTATTACGGCACACTGTCAACCGGTCATATCGGCTGGTCCGGCTCAATCCCGAGCTGGGAGGTTGCCAAGTTCAATGTGCCGGTTACCACTGGGACTCCGTTCCGGGTGATGTGGCTATTCACCTCGGACGCATCGGTTACCTATGATGGTGGCTGGCTGATTGACGATGTTGCCGGGCTGGGTTGCCGCTTGCCGATTGATGTGGGCGCAACCGAAATTCTGGCGCCGACCGGTGATATTCCGTATGGTGTGCCGGTGACACCGCAGGCTAAGGTCTGGAACTTCGGTTCTGGTACCCAGACCTTCCCGGTTGAGTTCACGATTGGCTCGGTTTATGTTGACACCCAGACGGTTTCTAACCTGGCACCGAATGATTCGGTAGTGGTTAGTTTTGACCCCTGGACACCGACCACCATCGGTGACCATACCACCCGTTGCGTGACACTACTCGGTACTGACGAGGTACCGGGCAACGATACGGTGACTGGCTCCACCTTTGTGTATCTGGTTGATGTCCAGCCGACTGAAATCGTCGCGCCTAAGGGCGAGGTTGACTCTGGTGCGGTCATCAGCCCCAGGGTCAAGGTGCGCAACAACGGCACCGCCCCGGCATCGTTCTACACGCGGGTGCGGATTGGCGATTCGTACAACCAGGCACGACTGGTGGTTGCCCTTGGTGTGGGTGAAGAGCGGACTGTCACCGGATTCCCGAACTGGACCGTGCCGGCTTACGGTGTGTACCAGGTTCGTTGCACAACCGAGTTGACCGGCGATATGATAACTTCCAACGACCTGATGATTGACTCGTGCTGGGCGTTCCTGCGCGATGTCGCGGTTAATGCAATCGTTGAGCCAACCGGCACGATTGTGGTTGGTACGACCGTCACACCGCGGGCAACGGTGCAGAACCTCGGCAGCAATCCGGCGGACTTTGACCTGCATTTTGAAATCCTGGACGAGGCGAGCACGGTGGTTTATGACCAGACCGCAACGCTGACCCTGGATCCGGGTGAAGAGTTGACCTATGCGTTCAGCACCACCTGGGATGCCTCAACACCGGGCAACTACACGGCGCGGGCGACCGCGATAATGACCGGTGATGCAGACCCGAGCAACAACCAGCAGACTTCGCCGTTCACGGTCAGGCCTTTGGGCAATCCGGGCTGGACCGAGAAGGCGCAGGTACCCGGACCGGTCAAAGACGGTGGTTTCCTCGCATTCAATCCGGACGACGGGTTAATCTATGCTGCCCGGGGCAACAAGGCGGCTGACTTCTACTCCTATGACCCGAACACCGATGTCTGGACACCACTTACTCCGATGCTTACGCCCAGTGGCAGGATGCCATCAAAGGGTGCGAACGGCTGCTATGGTGACGGCTATATCTACGCCACGGTCGGCAACAACACCCAGGACTTTATCCGGTACTCGATTGAAGGCAACACCTGGGAGCCGCTGCAGCCGGTACCGCTGGGCACCAGTGGCAAGAAGGTCAAGGGCGGCACCGATATGGTGTATGTGGTGCAGAACGACACCGGCTATGTGTACCTGTTGAAGGGATACAAGCAGGAGTTCTACCGCTACAACACCGTGAGCGGTGTCTGGGAGCCGCTGCCTGATGCGCCGGCGGGTGTTAAGGCGAAGTGGGACAAGGGCTCCTGGCTGGTGTATGACGGTGCGAACGCGCTCTTTGCGCACAAGGCGAAGTACGGCGAGATGTGGACGTTTGACCTGACAACCGGGCAGTGGGGCGCGACTGCGCTGCCGGGCATCCCGACCGCAAGTAGCAAGACCGGCAAGAACAAGAAGTCCAAGGACGGCTCGGATGCGGTGTTCTACAACGGGTTCATCTATGCGCTCAAGGGTGGCAACACCTGCGAATGGTGGCAGTGCGATGTTGCGGGTGGCACCTATGCCTGGACCGAACTTGACCCGATGCCTGAGGTTGGTATGAGCGGCAGGAAGAAACGGGTCAAGGCGGGTGGCGCGGTTGCCAGCACCGACAACGGGCTGTTCTATGCGTTCAAGGGTGGCAAGACCCAGGAGTTCTGGTGCTACTACGAGCCGACGGTGTTCGCCGCCAAGCCGGAGCGCTCGGGCGTGATGGCGCAGCAGGTGAGCAGCGGCCGGTTCAACTTCAGCGTGACGCCCAATCCGGTGGTCAAGGGCTTTGGCATCCTGTCCTACAGTGTGCCGCAGGCTGCACCGGCGCGGGTGACCGTGTTTGATGTGACCGGAAGAACGGTGAGCACGTTCAACTTTGTTGCATCGGGCACGGGCACGCACAGCCTTGACCTGCGCAATCTGGCATCAGGTATTTACCTGGTGAAGTTTGAGAGCGCGGGTGCAAGCGCGAGCCAGAAGCTCATCGTCCGCTAA
- the deoC gene encoding deoxyribose-phosphate aldolase produces the protein METVARYIDHTLLKPEAVPEDIVRLCEEAQRYRFATVCVNSGYVELAAQKVAGTGVGVCSVVGFPLGACLTRVKAAEAKAAVQAGASELDMVMNIGLFKAQDYERVRDDIRAVVAEAEGRVVKVIIETGLLTAAEKRGATELVIEAGAHFVKTCTGFLGGGATKEDVELLAQVARGRIGVKASGGIRSFKQAMALIAAGATRLGTSAGVAIVNEEKVQT, from the coding sequence ATGGAAACAGTTGCCCGATATATTGACCATACCCTTTTGAAGCCGGAGGCGGTGCCCGAGGATATTGTAAGGTTGTGTGAGGAGGCGCAGCGATACCGGTTTGCAACGGTCTGCGTGAACTCAGGATATGTTGAACTGGCGGCACAAAAAGTTGCGGGAACAGGGGTCGGGGTTTGTTCGGTTGTCGGGTTTCCGCTCGGTGCGTGTTTGACCAGGGTGAAGGCGGCAGAGGCAAAGGCGGCGGTGCAGGCGGGCGCGAGTGAACTTGATATGGTGATGAACATCGGGCTTTTTAAGGCGCAGGATTATGAGCGGGTGCGCGATGACATCCGGGCGGTGGTTGCGGAAGCCGAAGGCAGGGTGGTGAAGGTGATAATTGAAACCGGGCTTCTGACCGCGGCGGAGAAGAGAGGGGCAACTGAACTGGTGATTGAAGCCGGTGCCCATTTTGTTAAAACTTGTACCGGGTTTTTAGGTGGGGGGGCAACAAAGGAGGATGTGGAACTTCTGGCGCAGGTTGCCCGAGGTCGAATCGGGGTCAAGGCGTCAGGCGGGATTCGTTCTTTTAAGCAGGCAATGGCGCTGATTGCGGCGGGTGCAACCCGTTTGGGGACAAGCGCGGGCGTTGCCATTGTTAATGAGGAAAAAGTTCAAACTTAA
- the kbl gene encoding glycine C-acetyltransferase, translating to MAYGSIKDFLQNELKTVREQGLYKEERYIHTPQGARIAVEYPEGAPQKEVLNFCANNYLGLSSHPEVIKAAHEALEKWGYGLSSVRFICGTQALHRQLERKVAEFLGMEDAILYSSCFDANGGLFEVLLGAEDAIITDQLNHASIIDGIRLCKVPKERRLIYKHSDMADLEAKLKEAREKGARFVMIATDGAFSMDGDVAKLNEIVPLAEKYDALVMIDDSHATGFMGKTGRGTHEYHNVMGKVDIITTTFGKAMGGASGGVTAARKEIVEILRQRSRPYLFSNTLCPVVAAATLRVIEILSETTERRDKLERNTKYFRKAMTEAGFDIKPGDHPIVPIMLYNAKLAQDFARDLYFEGIYVIGFFYPVVPRGQARIRVQLSAAHDQEHLDQAIAAFVKVGKKYEILGKSREEIVARYGE from the coding sequence ATGGCATATGGTTCAATAAAGGACTTTTTGCAGAACGAGTTAAAGACGGTTCGGGAGCAGGGGTTGTATAAAGAAGAGCGGTACATTCACACCCCGCAGGGAGCAAGGATTGCGGTTGAGTATCCGGAAGGCGCACCGCAGAAGGAGGTTTTGAACTTCTGCGCCAATAACTACTTAGGTCTTTCCAGCCATCCGGAGGTAATCAAGGCGGCGCATGAGGCGCTGGAGAAGTGGGGCTACGGGCTGTCTTCGGTGCGGTTTATCTGCGGTACCCAGGCTTTGCACCGGCAACTGGAAAGGAAGGTTGCCGAGTTTCTGGGGATGGAGGATGCGATTCTCTACTCGTCCTGCTTTGATGCCAATGGCGGGCTGTTTGAGGTGCTTTTGGGTGCCGAGGATGCCATCATCACCGACCAGTTGAATCACGCTTCAATTATCGACGGTATCAGGCTGTGTAAGGTGCCGAAGGAGCGGCGGTTGATTTACAAACATTCGGATATGGCGGACCTGGAGGCGAAACTGAAGGAGGCACGGGAAAAGGGTGCAAGGTTTGTGATGATTGCAACCGATGGCGCATTTTCAATGGACGGTGATGTGGCGAAACTGAATGAGATTGTACCGCTGGCAGAGAAGTACGATGCGCTGGTGATGATTGACGATTCGCATGCAACCGGGTTTATGGGCAAAACCGGCCGGGGCACACACGAGTATCACAATGTGATGGGAAAGGTGGACATCATCACAACCACTTTTGGCAAGGCGATGGGCGGTGCTTCGGGCGGGGTTACCGCGGCGCGCAAGGAGATTGTGGAGATTTTACGGCAGCGTTCCCGGCCTTATCTTTTCTCCAATACGCTCTGCCCGGTGGTGGCGGCAGCGACATTAAGGGTGATTGAGATTCTGTCGGAGACGACCGAGCGCCGGGACAAACTGGAGCGGAATACGAAGTACTTCCGCAAGGCGATGACCGAGGCGGGTTTTGACATCAAACCCGGCGACCATCCGATTGTGCCGATTATGCTCTACAATGCGAAACTGGCACAGGATTTTGCCCGGGATTTGTACTTTGAGGGGATTTATGTGATTGGGTTCTTCTATCCGGTGGTGCCGCGCGGTCAGGCACGGATTCGGGTGCAGTTGTCCGCAGCGCACGACCAGGAGCATCTGGACCAGGCGATTGCGGCGTTTGTCAAAGTGGGCAAGAAGTACGAAATCCTGGGCAAGAGCCGGGAGGAGATTGTTGCCCGCTATGGAGAATAG